Sequence from the Gammaproteobacteria bacterium genome:
GGGTGCCTTGCGGTATAATCAGCGTCGACTCGGCCATGGTGTATCGGGGCATGGACATCGGCACCGCCAAGCCCGGGCCGGAGATCCTGGGCAAGGCACCGCACCGCCTGATCGATATCGTCGATCCGGCGCAGCCATACTCCGCCGCCTGTTTCCGCGAGGATGCCTTGCGGGAAATGGCGGCGGTAGTGGCGGCCGGTGCCGTTCCGGTACTGGTTGGTGGCACCATGCTCTATTTCCGCGCGCTCGAACGGGGACTGAGCGAGCTGCCGCAAGCCGATCCGGGCCTCAGGGAACGGATCCTCGCAGAGGCGCGCAGCATCGGCTGGCCGGCCCTGCACGAGCGCCTGCGCGGAATCGACCCCGTCTCGGCAGCCCGGATACACCCGAATGATCCCCAGCGCCTGCAACGGGCCCTTGAGGTCTGCGAGGTGACCGGCCGGCCGCTGAGCGAGTTTCATGCGGCGGCACGGGGTGGTGCCCTGCCGTACCGCGTCATCAAGCTCGGCCTCGTCCCCGGGGACCGCGACGCCCTGAAGCTGCGGATCGCCGGGCGGTTCCGCAGCATGCTTCGCGCAGGCCTCGTGGACGAGGTCAGGGTGCTCCGCCGCCGCGGCGATCTCGGAACGGGTCTCCCATCGGTGCGCGCGGTGGGATACCGGCAGGTGTGGGACTATCTGGATGGGGTACTGGACTACGATGCGATGGCCGATCGTGCCGTGATCGCCACCAGACAGCTGGCCAAGCGCCAGATGACCTGGCTGCGATCGGAGCGTAACCTCATCCCCTTCGAACCCGGCGCGGGGGCGCAGAATAAAATTCTGCGGGCCACGCGCGCGCATTTGAGCTACACTTAAGTGGCTGAAATTAGGTGACTGAGTAGTATAATCTTTCGATTTAACTCGGGTGGGATACCCCTGGCATAACAACAACCGGAGCGACATAATGGCAAAAGGGCAGACGCTGCAAGAACCTTTCCTCAACTTGCTGCGCAAGGAACGCGTGCCCGTGGCGATTTATCTGGTGAACGGGATCAAGCTGCAGGGACAGATCGATTCGTTCGATCAGTTCGTGGTGCTGCTGAAGAACAGCGTTAATCAGATGGTCTACAAGCACGCCATTTCAACCGTCGTACCCTCGCGCAACGTCAAGCTTCCCTACATGGAAGAAAAACCCGAAGAGGAGGAGAGTTAGTCCTTGAAGTCGAAAGGGAATTGTTTTGTTTGAACGCCATCGTCGCGGCGAGAACGCCGCGCTGGTTCACCTCGAATTCACCCAAGGGCCCGAGAGCGGCGACCCCGGTGAGTTTTTCGATCTGGTCGAATCCGCCGGGGTAAGATGCGTCGCGCTGATCACGGGCTCGCGCAGGATCCCCGATCCGGGCCGGTTCGTCGGAATGGGCAAGGCCGCCGAGATTCGCGATGCGGCCGACACCACCAATGCCGACGTGATCATCTTCGACCATTTGCTGACGCCCAGCCAGGTTCGTGGCCTCGAACTGTTCTGCAAGTGCCGCGTCATAGACCGCACGGAACTGATCCTGGATATCTTCGCGCAGCGGGCGCGATCGCATGAAGGTAAATTGCAGGTCGAACTTGCCCAGCTCAGTTATCTCTCGACACGCCTGGTGCGGGGATGGACACATCTGGAGCGGCAGAAGGGCGGTATCGGTTTGCGCGGTCCAGGCGAGAAGCAGCTCGAATCGGACCGTCGCCTGATCGGTCGGCGTA
This genomic interval carries:
- the hfq gene encoding RNA chaperone Hfq produces the protein MAKGQTLQEPFLNLLRKERVPVAIYLVNGIKLQGQIDSFDQFVVLLKNSVNQMVYKHAISTVVPSRNVKLPYMEEKPEEEES
- the miaA gene encoding tRNA (adenosine(37)-N6)-dimethylallyltransferase MiaA, coding for MASDPRDLPPAIFVMGPTASGKTELAVELAGRVPCGIISVDSAMVYRGMDIGTAKPGPEILGKAPHRLIDIVDPAQPYSAACFREDALREMAAVVAAGAVPVLVGGTMLYFRALERGLSELPQADPGLRERILAEARSIGWPALHERLRGIDPVSAARIHPNDPQRLQRALEVCEVTGRPLSEFHAAARGGALPYRVIKLGLVPGDRDALKLRIAGRFRSMLRAGLVDEVRVLRRRGDLGTGLPSVRAVGYRQVWDYLDGVLDYDAMADRAVIATRQLAKRQMTWLRSERNLIPFEPGAGAQNKILRATRAHLSYT